The following are encoded in a window of Bacillota bacterium genomic DNA:
- a CDS encoding DUF3006 domain-containing protein, translating to MEKTKACERAGARAPATTGVENMPNERDELMKRRRARAGRGPAWQARQQETIPPGAWLGLVATAIVVTLVVGSLGVLLERIIHGAADDGSEDLRACWTGVVDRVEADKAVVIPFDETQGASTPGGDAESLSEVVMPLYLLPRGSNEGAVLYFATTVRPGETRARIARTEALIRRLKDARARNVASLEAATRP from the coding sequence ATGGAGAAAACAAAGGCATGCGAGCGGGCTGGAGCGCGAGCGCCCGCGACGACTGGGGTGGAGAACATGCCGAACGAACGCGATGAGCTCATGAAGCGCAGGCGTGCCCGGGCCGGCCGAGGTCCCGCATGGCAGGCACGGCAGCAGGAAACGATCCCTCCAGGGGCTTGGCTGGGGCTCGTGGCGACAGCCATAGTCGTCACGCTGGTGGTGGGCAGCCTCGGCGTTCTCCTTGAGAGGATTATCCATGGCGCGGCGGATGATGGAAGCGAGGATCTGCGCGCGTGCTGGACTGGTGTCGTTGATCGTGTGGAGGCGGATAAAGCCGTGGTGATCCCCTTTGATGAAACGCAGGGTGCTTCCACTCCGGGCGGTGACGCGGAGAGCCTTTCGGAGGTAGTAATGCCCCTGTACCTGCTTCCTCGCGGAAGCAACGAGGGTGCGGTGCTCTACTTCGCGACGACCGTCCGCCCCGGCGAAACGCGCGCGCGGATCGCTCGCACGGAGGCGCTCATCCGTAGACTCAAAGATGCCCGCGCAAGGAACGTCGCAAGCCTTGAAGCCGCGACGCGACCTTAG
- a CDS encoding site-specific integrase gives MSKRRGHGEGSIYQRKDGRWCATVTVGRDATGKPKRRYIYGRTRKEVQEQLTKLLADAQGGLPIDVTKQTVGQFLLHWLNDTVRGSRAPKTYLRYESTINTHLIPALSNIPLAKLAPQHLLRLYRELQDAGGHDKAHKCHATLHCALSTAVKLGLIPRNPADLVDAPRVERKEMRVLTPEETARLFDAARGDRYYALYVLAATCGLRLGELLGLKWQDIDFDAGTLQVQRQLQWITGAGPTFKEPKTKGSRRTIYLPRLAIDALKEHRKRQAAERLKLGEVWQAQDLVFPSEIGTPANPSNIYKWSWHPILEKAGLPRIRIHDLRHTAASLLLLANENPRVVQELLGHSDISTTLGIYSHILPSMKQRVAATMDRILSPQPEQRRVRGSDEPTVI, from the coding sequence ATGTCGAAGCGTAGGGGTCACGGGGAGGGTTCCATCTACCAGCGTAAGGACGGGCGATGGTGCGCCACCGTCACCGTGGGCAGGGATGCCACCGGCAAGCCTAAGCGGAGGTACATTTACGGGCGCACAAGGAAGGAGGTCCAGGAACAGCTAACGAAGCTCCTTGCCGACGCGCAAGGCGGCCTGCCGATTGACGTGACAAAGCAGACGGTCGGGCAGTTCCTGCTGCACTGGCTGAATGACACCGTCCGGGGCTCTCGGGCGCCGAAGACGTACCTTCGGTACGAAAGCACGATCAATACCCACCTCATCCCCGCCCTGAGCAACATCCCCCTGGCGAAGCTCGCTCCACAACACCTTCTGCGCCTCTACAGGGAGCTACAGGACGCCGGCGGGCACGACAAGGCGCACAAGTGCCATGCGACCTTGCACTGTGCCCTGAGCACAGCCGTCAAGTTGGGGCTTATTCCTCGCAACCCTGCCGACCTTGTTGACGCCCCGAGGGTCGAGCGAAAGGAAATGCGGGTCCTCACACCCGAGGAGACCGCCAGGCTCTTTGATGCCGCCCGGGGCGATAGATACTATGCCTTATACGTCCTCGCGGCCACATGCGGCCTGCGCCTGGGTGAATTGCTCGGCCTGAAATGGCAGGACATCGACTTCGACGCAGGAACCCTCCAGGTGCAGAGGCAGCTTCAGTGGATTACGGGAGCAGGGCCGACGTTTAAGGAGCCGAAAACCAAAGGCTCCCGCCGCACAATCTACCTCCCCCGTCTCGCGATTGACGCCCTGAAGGAGCACCGCAAGCGGCAGGCCGCCGAAAGGCTCAAACTGGGCGAAGTATGGCAGGCTCAGGACCTCGTGTTCCCCTCCGAGATAGGAACGCCCGCTAATCCATCAAACATCTATAAGTGGTCCTGGCACCCGATTCTTGAGAAGGCAGGATTGCCCCGAATCAGAATTCACGATCTGAGGCATACCGCCGCGAGCCTCCTGCTCCTCGCGAACGAGAATCCCCGCGTGGTGCAGGAGCTACTTGGGCACTCGGATATATCGACCACGCTCGGGATATATAGCCATATCCTGCCCTCGATGAAGCAACGGGTCGCGGCCACGATGGACAGAATCCTTTCCCCTCAGCCCGAACAGCGCAGGGTCCGAGGGTCGGATGAACCTACGGTTATTTGA
- a CDS encoding 3-aminobutyryl-CoA ammonia lyase, whose translation MEESLIRVRMSQQDSHYGGGIVDGGRLMQLLGDVATELLIRHDGDEGLFRAYDNVEFLVPVYAGDYLEARGRITAVGNTSRKMEFTIHKVIASLAQDSSAAEVLSEPVLVLRASGTCVVPKDRQRRRGGNGGR comes from the coding sequence ATGGAGGAGTCCCTAATAAGAGTAAGGATGAGCCAACAAGACAGCCACTACGGTGGGGGAATAGTTGATGGTGGGCGACTCATGCAGCTCCTGGGCGATGTGGCGACAGAGCTCCTGATCCGGCACGACGGTGATGAAGGGCTGTTTCGTGCATACGACAACGTTGAGTTTCTCGTGCCTGTGTACGCCGGCGATTACCTCGAGGCGAGAGGACGCATAACGGCCGTTGGAAACACCTCGCGCAAGATGGAGTTCACGATCCACAAGGTCATCGCGTCGCTTGCGCAGGATTCGTCAGCCGCGGAGGTTCTCTCCGAGCCGGTGCTGGTGCTGCGCGCGAGCGGGACGTGCGTCGTCCCGAAGGACAGACAGCGCAGGAGGGGCGGGAATGGCGGCCGATAA
- a CDS encoding 3-keto-5-aminohexanoate cleavage protein, translated as MAADKLIITAALTGAETTREDNPNLPLTPDEIARAAAEAREAGASIIHLHVRDGEGRPTQDVQVFRETIRLIHERCDCIVQVSTGGAVGTPPEERLRPLALVPEMATLTCGTVNFGDGVFENPPALIEAFAVKMAELGIKPELEVFDVGMVANALRLARRGLLKEPFYFDFVMGVPGGIPGTVDNLMHLVRQIPPGAMWQVAGVGKAELPLAVLAIVMGGHVRVGFEDNVYYSRGVLAQSNAQLVARVARIAREVGREIATPAETREMLGIAPGG; from the coding sequence ATGGCGGCCGATAAGCTCATAATAACAGCGGCGCTCACGGGTGCCGAGACCACCAGGGAGGACAATCCCAACCTTCCGCTCACGCCCGATGAGATCGCCCGGGCGGCGGCCGAGGCGCGTGAGGCGGGGGCGTCCATCATCCACCTCCACGTGCGGGACGGTGAGGGGAGGCCTACCCAGGACGTTCAGGTGTTCCGCGAGACCATTCGCCTCATCCATGAGAGATGCGATTGCATAGTGCAGGTGTCAACTGGCGGCGCAGTGGGCACCCCGCCTGAAGAGAGGCTCCGCCCGCTGGCCCTGGTCCCGGAGATGGCGACGCTCACGTGCGGCACGGTGAACTTCGGGGACGGGGTTTTCGAGAACCCGCCCGCCCTCATAGAGGCGTTTGCCGTGAAAATGGCCGAGCTCGGCATAAAGCCGGAGCTCGAGGTATTCGACGTCGGAATGGTGGCCAACGCCCTCAGGCTTGCGAGGCGAGGGCTTCTCAAGGAGCCCTTCTATTTCGATTTCGTCATGGGGGTGCCTGGAGGCATCCCGGGAACCGTGGATAACCTGATGCACCTCGTGCGGCAGATACCTCCAGGGGCCATGTGGCAGGTTGCGGGCGTGGGCAAGGCCGAGCTCCCTCTCGCGGTGCTGGCCATTGTGATGGGCGGCCACGTGAGGGTTGGGTTCGAGGACAATGTATACTATTCCAGGGGGGTCCTGGCGCAAAGCAACGCGCAACTCGTGGCGCGCGTGGCCCGCATCGCACGCGAGGTCGGAAGGGAAATCGCGACCCCTGCCGAAACTAGAGAAATGTTGGGAATCGCGCCGGGGGGATGA
- a CDS encoding helix-turn-helix domain-containing protein: MPEKLLLTVTEAAQMCGYSRSFLYEAINRGEIPTIRLGRTCRIPASWLRRWIEEQTARWERARNGEA, encoded by the coding sequence ATGCCTGAGAAGTTGCTTTTGACCGTCACCGAGGCGGCCCAAATGTGCGGGTACAGCCGGAGTTTCCTTTATGAGGCCATTAACCGTGGGGAGATCCCGACCATTCGCTTGGGGCGGACCTGCCGCATTCCGGCGTCGTGGTTGCGGCGCTGGATCGAGGAGCAGACGGCCCGGTGGGAGCGGGCGCGGAACGGCGAGGCGTAG
- a CDS encoding class I SAM-dependent rRNA methyltransferase yields MAYVVLKRGRDGRARARHPWVYAGEIDAIVGEQAPGDIVDVVDYKKRFLGRGFINPASSITVRVLSWEEQNIDETFFYRRIAAARDYRRAIGAEAPCHRVVFSDGDMLSSLIVDRYEDVCVVQTLALGMDVRMDMIVAALRDLLGTSKIYERNDSRVRELEGLGQRSGFVSGQFPTAFWAQENGLSFWVDVALGQKTGLFLDQRENHRAIAPWCDGARVLDAFCYTGGFALHAAAFGAREVVGVDSSASALEVARLNAEKNGFADRVSFVEGNAFDVLRRLDSEGERFDLVIVDPPAFAPGKHAVEAAYRGYKEVNLRAMKILAPSGILVTCSCSYHMRPEAFVAMLADAAADAGREARLVELRAQARDHPIMLGVEETHYLKCAIVRVS; encoded by the coding sequence ATGGCGTACGTGGTGTTGAAACGGGGAAGGGACGGCCGCGCTCGGGCGCGGCACCCGTGGGTTTACGCTGGCGAGATCGATGCGATCGTTGGAGAGCAGGCGCCAGGCGACATAGTGGACGTGGTCGACTACAAGAAGAGGTTCCTCGGCCGGGGCTTCATAAACCCCGCATCCAGCATCACCGTGAGGGTGTTGTCCTGGGAAGAGCAGAACATCGATGAGACGTTTTTCTACAGGCGAATTGCGGCTGCACGCGACTACCGAAGGGCCATAGGCGCGGAGGCGCCGTGCCATCGCGTGGTGTTCAGCGACGGGGACATGTTATCGTCCCTCATCGTGGACAGGTATGAAGACGTGTGCGTGGTTCAGACCCTCGCGCTTGGCATGGATGTCAGGATGGACATGATCGTGGCCGCGCTCCGCGACCTGCTGGGAACGAGCAAGATATACGAGCGCAACGACTCCCGAGTGAGGGAGCTCGAAGGCCTCGGTCAAAGGTCGGGGTTCGTCAGCGGGCAGTTTCCGACGGCGTTCTGGGCTCAGGAAAACGGCCTGAGTTTCTGGGTGGACGTCGCACTGGGGCAGAAGACCGGCCTTTTCCTTGACCAGCGGGAAAACCACAGGGCCATCGCGCCATGGTGCGACGGTGCTCGAGTGCTGGATGCATTCTGCTACACCGGGGGCTTCGCCCTTCATGCCGCGGCCTTCGGCGCGCGTGAAGTGGTAGGGGTTGATTCGTCGGCGTCCGCACTCGAGGTGGCGAGACTGAACGCCGAGAAGAACGGATTCGCCGACAGGGTCTCTTTTGTGGAGGGAAACGCCTTCGACGTGCTGAGGCGGCTCGATAGCGAGGGCGAACGCTTCGACCTTGTCATCGTCGATCCTCCTGCCTTTGCACCCGGCAAGCACGCGGTAGAGGCTGCATACAGGGGCTACAAGGAAGTAAACCTCCGCGCCATGAAGATCCTCGCGCCCTCGGGCATCCTCGTGACGTGCTCGTGTTCATACCATATGAGGCCGGAGGCGTTTGTCGCGATGCTCGCTGACGCCGCGGCCGACGCGGGCAGGGAGGCGAGGCTAGTGGAGCTGCGGGCTCAGGCCAGGGACCACCCGATCATGCTGGGCGTAGAGGAAACCCATTACCTCAAGTGCGCGATCGTCAGGGTGAGCTAG
- a CDS encoding HAD-IA family hydrolase: MSPRFRCVLFDFDFTLADSSDPVVKCVRYALSAVGAPLRGEREVLRTVGLTLPEMFRILAPGYDQAALAALFMEKAEDVMVEGTKMYGEVAGTVETLKAAGVVTGIVSTKLRRRIERILEKEAMLEAFDVIIGAEDVARHKPAPDSLLRAMSVLHVEPGETLFAGDSLVDAEAARRAGVRFCAVLHGLTRREEFAPFGPVAIVEDLRGILPVVAKRTA; encoded by the coding sequence TTGTCTCCCAGGTTCCGGTGCGTTCTTTTCGATTTTGACTTCACGCTTGCGGATTCGTCGGACCCGGTCGTGAAGTGCGTCCGCTACGCGTTGAGTGCGGTCGGCGCTCCGTTGCGCGGCGAACGCGAGGTCCTGCGAACCGTGGGCCTGACGCTTCCCGAGATGTTCCGAATCCTCGCGCCGGGCTATGACCAGGCTGCGCTTGCCGCTCTCTTCATGGAGAAGGCCGAGGACGTCATGGTGGAAGGCACCAAGATGTACGGCGAAGTGGCGGGGACCGTCGAAACCCTGAAGGCTGCGGGCGTGGTGACGGGAATAGTATCAACCAAGCTCCGACGCAGGATAGAGCGGATCCTCGAGAAGGAGGCCATGCTTGAGGCGTTTGACGTCATAATCGGCGCGGAGGACGTGGCCCGTCACAAACCTGCGCCTGATTCGCTTCTCAGGGCGATGTCCGTGCTCCACGTGGAACCGGGCGAGACGCTCTTCGCAGGCGACAGCCTCGTTGACGCTGAGGCTGCGCGGCGTGCGGGCGTTCGCTTCTGCGCAGTGCTCCACGGCTTGACCCGCCGTGAGGAGTTCGCGCCTTTCGGCCCCGTCGCAATCGTGGAGGATTTGCGTGGGATACTGCCGGTGGTTGCGAAGCGCACGGCGTAG
- a CDS encoding helix-turn-helix transcriptional regulator, producing MRKLRELRQARRMTQTQLAYLAGLHPQLISAFERGYAKPYHSQLERLAAALGVAVEDLEGDDDERDHA from the coding sequence ATGCGGAAGTTGCGTGAGCTGCGGCAGGCGCGCCGCATGACGCAGACGCAGTTGGCGTACCTGGCGGGGCTGCATCCTCAGCTGATAAGTGCTTTCGAGCGCGGGTATGCGAAACCGTATCACTCGCAGTTGGAGAGGCTTGCGGCGGCCCTGGGCGTCGCCGTGGAGGATTTGGAGGGCGACGACGATGAGCGGGACCATGCCTGA
- a CDS encoding histidine phosphatase family protein, giving the protein MNIILIRHGQTRWNKEEVFRGRADIPLDKTGLAQAEATARALARVEIAAVYSSPLARAHETARIIAGPHGLDVQLVDGFTDIDCGAWEGLPVQEARSRYPRMFEAWQKAPHTVTFPGGESLDIVSARAWTALEQIAADRTNDEAVVVVSHRVVNKLILLKALGLASSAFWKIRQDTCCLNIIEHGPGGYVLRLLNDRCHLVGGPIPGPTLDF; this is encoded by the coding sequence GTGAATATCATCCTCATCCGTCATGGCCAAACGAGGTGGAACAAAGAGGAAGTATTCCGGGGCAGGGCTGACATCCCCCTCGACAAGACCGGACTCGCTCAGGCTGAGGCGACCGCCAGAGCCCTGGCGCGGGTTGAGATCGCGGCGGTCTACTCGAGTCCTCTCGCAAGGGCGCACGAGACGGCTCGCATCATAGCAGGCCCCCACGGGCTTGACGTGCAGCTCGTCGACGGATTCACTGATATCGACTGCGGCGCGTGGGAGGGGCTACCCGTGCAAGAGGCCCGATCCCGCTATCCGCGCATGTTTGAGGCGTGGCAAAAGGCCCCTCACACCGTCACTTTCCCGGGAGGCGAAAGCCTCGACATCGTCTCGGCGAGAGCCTGGACGGCTCTCGAGCAGATCGCAGCCGACAGGACAAATGACGAGGCTGTCGTCGTCGTATCCCACCGAGTCGTCAACAAGCTCATCCTTCTTAAGGCGCTGGGCCTCGCGAGCTCGGCCTTCTGGAAGATCCGCCAAGACACCTGTTGCTTGAATATCATCGAGCACGGGCCGGGCGGGTACGTGCTTCGGCTGCTCAACGACAGGTGCCATCTCGTCGGGGGCCCGATCCCTGGCCCGACCCTGGATTTCTGA